In Phyllopteryx taeniolatus isolate TA_2022b chromosome 5, UOR_Ptae_1.2, whole genome shotgun sequence, the DNA window aaacccaaaaaaacaacaactactgACTGACATGACACAATGTTCAAAGAGGACAACGCACAGTCCTAATGTCCAGCGAAGCCACAAACACATCAATCTGTCTGGCAACTAAAGCCTGTACCTCCTGCTTGTCTCGCCTCCCGTTTGGGAACActgttattttctcttttttcttcatctcctcTTTTCTCTTTTGcgttgcctttttttcttgtgcATTTTTCTCTTCTGCTTTGTAGGGTTTCTTGACAAACGtctttatttcttcttcttcctcgtcCCCTTCTTCCACTTCCTCCTCACTGCTTGTACTGGGTTTGCTCTTTGGAGTAAGCGTTCCCTGAGCAGATGCAATGGTCGACAGGATAGATTCTTTCCGTGTGTAACAACGCAGTCtttttaatagtaaaaaaaaaacattacttgtGTCAACATATACTATAACAACAACACTAGAGAGGGCAAGCACACACTCATTCCGAAAACACTACTTTGCACCTACTATTCTATACCTTTCTGCTTTTAACATTgatttcctcctcctcattctctTCATACTCCCCATCTTCCTCTTCATATctccattcttcttcttcttcactaaACTCAATACCCCTCTCATGTTGAGGTAGTCCCTTGTGAACGGGGGTCTGTGAGGTAGCAGACTGTGAGCAGAAGGGTGAGTGGTATTATGTGACAGATTATGAAGTTAAATTACTTTCCTTTGTACATTAAACAAATTACATCCAGCTTGGAAACGATGAGAGAGCATTTACTGGTAGAAGAGGAACAAAGCTGGacaaaaacacatcaaacaTTGCCCTGTAAAACAAGAAACCCAAAATTACATTTAAGTACCCTTTAATGACTTCGCGACTTCCCTGAAGAAGGAGCAGCTGAGACACAATATTGTTCTCTGGTGCTGTTTTAGGACCCATGCTACATGCTATGCTATGTTTTtcttgggagaaaaaaaaatggcattgtcATCCAGCAATCATCTATTCCGATTGTCCTGCTCTGGGCTGCAGGAAGGTGGAGGCTATCCAAACAAATAGTCACACTCgaattcacaccatcactgagtggaaaGGAACTACACACATGCTGCCAGCATGGAAGTCAAGCGAGTGGACCATTTAACTGCCAGTGACGCCCATCCCAATATTACACATCCAACCAATCCAGCTCATGGAATTTCATAAAATCCTTGctgaaatgatgaaatattTACAACCATAATCTCGCTTTTTGACTCTAATAATACAAGAAGACATTTTGGAGGTGGGGATTCTGTGACAACctgcaaaatattaaaatgtgtaaataaaccCTGATTCCAACAGAGCTTCGCGGTATCACCTTCTGTCTCTGCTGGATGGAGGTCATGGCATCTGGTTGGAAGTCCAGCTTGTCTGTCCGACACAATTTCCAGTAGAGGATGGCAATGATGATAATGACCACCAGGAGAGGAATCACCACTCCGATGATGATCCACATGTTGGGGTTCTCAGTGTCAGAAGGTGACGATGGCACCTTCTCTACAGCTGAAGTGCAACAGAGAGGAATTGCACGTCGATCAATATTAAGCATTTGTTTCTATTGCCCTTAGGTTATGCCACACACAAGGTGGGGATGCAGTATATCTTTGGAGAGTTGCTTCTTGTCTCATAGTTGTAATTTTAACAACACAGACTTTCATTCCTTGAAAGGAAATCTTGCATCATCCCTTGGTTAAGTTACTGCAGTTAAGTAAAAATGGCCACAAGGGCCTCTCATTAGCCTTGTCTTCAGATTCAGGCTGTTCGTACATTGCATGCAAGGGAGGATAATTTAGCTAACATGAAGGATCACATGGAGCTAGAGGTTGGTGTCCTTATGCCTGAtacacacgtggacaaaatCATTGGTATTTcagtcaaaaaagaaaacgctATAATCGTCACAGATATAACTGGCATAAGTAATAATACAGTTACGTTAAAATACTTTGAAATTCACTGAAAACCAggcattgtttgtgtggtacagaataataataataataaaaaataataatgcaaatggcttggaccaaaaaaattcaaaataaactccatatttttttgcacaaccttttgatgactgcaatcaaacattttctgtaactttgaatgagacttctgcacctgccgacactatttttgttcacaaatttTGTTCTGAGTCATTGTTGGTATTTTTAGCTGTATGTTTGGGGTCTTTATCTTGTTGGATGTCCCGTGGCCTGCagctgagaccaagctttcagACACTGGTCAGCACATTTCACTCAAGAATTGAGATTTCATTGTGTCCTGCACAGATTCAGAAACCATGTGCAGGATGCAGCAAAgaagccccagaacataacagagcctcctccatgtttctcAGTAGGTACAGTACTCTTTGGCAGTCTCCgagaagctttgtggctttttaatatgttttggtAAATTCCAATCTCTTCAGTTTTAAGTAATTTCAGTTACCATGGAGAgggtttatctttttttaatggaaaggCACTAACAATTTAgtccatgtgtttttttaaaacaatgataAATGAGACATTTAATAATTGCATGCAGGTAAACAAACAACTTAGCTTAAAAAAATAGAGCTTTAAGTTAAATTACCGGCATCAAGAACCACCATATCAGTGAACTGCTACACTAAAGATACTCACGTTGTGCTAAAACGCCCTCAACACGATACCCCAAGATGATGGCGACCTTTTGGACATCCAAGCTGTTGAGTATGTTGGCCATTTCAACAGCAGGGACCCTCTGGCCATCAGGGCGCTCCACAAAATACACAACTTCCAAAGGATGGTCCACACCCATAGGCCGGTTCATGCTCACAACCTATGAATTGACATAATCAAGAGGAGTTCACTTTGACAGTCAGCTAACTTTGCGAATGatgcgaggtacaccctgggtGGATCACCAGTCAataacaatcacattcacacctaaggacaatttcaaGTTGACAATTAACTTGGATGAGTCCACACAGAccaagaaaatgcaaactccaccaaAAGACTTCAGCATCTGGATTGAACCCAAGACCTTTATGCAAAACTACTTATCCCAATTATAGTCACagggaagctggagcctatcccataaTGACTTAAGAAGAGAAGTATAGGGTGTACACAGATTGATTGGcgtattttgccaaacagaGCTTAACCTGAACCCCCTCGCTGTAAGGTTAGCAGTTGCATTCCGCCACTGGGTGACCTctcatttttgtgtttcttaTGGCCTGAAGTTGAGCGAGGGATTTTTATACAACTGGCAGTGATGACAAGTTCCTGCTCCACAAAGACTGCTCAAAGGATCTGAAGACAGTTCAGGCACAATGGGGGCCTGCAAGAAAAGATGGCCAGTGCAGCTAGTGTAGCCTTGGGCAGTTAGTTCCATTCAATGTTCAAAGTATGCTGATTTATCACAAGCCAATGTCATATGCAAGTTCATTTTCTGAGTGAACCAGTGCAAAGTTCAATTCACAGTTCAGAATTCAAAATTGTGAACtaagttcactgttccaaaaatgaacaactgcatagttctttttttaccCCCCTCAATACATTGCTGCAGGCCATTACCCTTAAGATATTGGCATTtgcccattgttgccacccatttgttgccacactagtagccagctgtagctttcaccctacagtctcaaaaacatgaggaaatatGTGTTGCTTCAAGggtattttttcaaatgagaaattaaaacaaaaaaaagaggactgTAATCCTAAACCtgctaacaaaaacacaatCTGAGGTTAAGAACCTGGTTGGGTAGAAAACTAAGGATATACCTCAAAGTGTATATTCATTATTCAACATGCAAAACATTCCTCcacccattttccgtaccgttttttttatcctcactagggtcgcgggcgtgctggagcctatcccagctgactctgagcgagcggcggggaacaccctgaacttgtcaccagccaattgcaggacacatacagaaaaacaagcatccacactcacattcacacctacggacaatgaagagtcttcaattatagCTGCTGCTCATAGTGCTGCTCTGAGATGCATGCAAGCGCGGCTTCGCTATTCCCCCCTTTCTCCGGTACGCACCGCACTTTGATGTCGCATGCGGCCGTGCGACTGTTGGTGGCTGGTCAAACAAGGCGTTCGTTTATCCCCctacatatgaaggctcgtttACAGTGGGTTTAGCCAGGTTTTCTCCTGGAAGTCTAAAGAAAACCTGGTACTCTATTGACCAAAAATGTTCTGGCATTCACAAACCGCTCACAgatgccagaatgagcgcgttctcAATAATTCATCAAGCAGAAATACACTACATTcagttcacgttcactcaaaaTAAGAATGAGTTtatgaactttcattcattgaatTCGTTCAGGTACACCACTGATCATatgactttttccttgtattttACTAATCTTGTGTTAAGTGAGTTGAGGACATATGTGCTTACATAGATGCAtgtgaagaaggaaaaaaatcaccGAAGTAAAGTCAAGTAATCCCATTGGAAGAGATGCTTAAAAAttgtgttacaaaaaaaaagaagcaaaatccAAACAAGGCCTCCTCAGTAGCAGCATGTCTTTGGGGAAGGTAGGAAAACAAGCACATAATAAGCTCtttatacagaaaaaaaaaatccacattcatgactgtaaaaacacaaaaggaaggGAAATGCTACAGACCAAAATTAGAGATGAAATGATACAAGGAGATAAGCACAGTATACTTATCACTGCTACTGCAgtgctttgtgtttttatgacaCAGCAAGACAGAAAGGTCTGGCACAGTTAGGCTGCTACTCAGCCAGGAAAACACTTATCATTCTGGTAACCTTTCAGTTTAAGAACTTTCTGTATTGCATTTCCCTTTTCTCTGCTGGCTAAATCTTTTACCAAACACTAATATCTGGATCTCTGGATGTCTACCCTCTCAAAAACAGAGACAATCTCTTCATCATGTCAAACAGATGACGTAAGCATAGAGAGAGaaacaatgaataataattgatCTGATTTTTGCAGCTCACAGGAAGCATCAAGAAGAGCTACGGAGAAGAAAAGGAACAACACGTCATGCACTTGGGGTCTGAATGGCTCGCCTCTGGGCTGAATGGGATGCTGTTGCCATGGGGACATGGCCCCATCTTGCTCCATGTGAGGCTGATGAGCAGGTGCAGGGGAAACCCACAAAAGCTAGAGCCTGATTAGTAAAGCAGTAAGGCTTTCAGTGGTAACACGAACACTGAAAAGCTCAATAATAAGCCCATAGTACACGCTTGGTAGCAAGGCAGTTAGACTTGCATCGGGCAATGGTGATTAGCAAATGGCACAACAAGgacatttttgtcaatgttgaGTCATCTATTTACAAACAGACGAATGTGCAAGGGTTCATATTGTGAAAAGCTAAATAAGTCGGTAGCACCATAATGTTCTGCATATAGTTACTGAACTTTAATACTAGAACCGTCACCGGCACTTGAAAAATGCAGTATGTACACAGGGTACCTGAACGCTGCTGTTGCCAACATTAGTGGCTCTCTTGACACGTCTGACTAATCCCAAGGCCTCCCCAAGTAACATGGCCACCCTGCGCTCTATTTTCGCTTGAAAGGTCCTCTGGCCCACTTCACTGTCCAGCACTCCCAAGAGAACTAGATGGATGAAAAGCAGAACTAAGATATGCAGCATACTGTACACTTTTTGTTTACACAAGAGTTGCCATAATTGATTAGCTGCATAGTAGATCATCACGATTAACTGTAACATCTTACCTGTTCTCACCCAGGAGGACCGAAGGAACTGGCTTGTGTTTAACTTTGGATAATGAAACGCTTTtgatgagaacacacacacaaaaaaaaaatcatactgtCATGACATTGTTCCAGCCACCATAGAAAGGTCAAAGAAGAGAGCTCACTGTGCTATACAGTTAGATGGAAAAGTGCTATTATATTGAAAAACTATGAGACTTACGCTCGGCAATCTGCAGGACAGGGAAGCCCATGTAATAGCTAAATTCCACCTTGGTGAGCTTCATAAGAGCAATGCTGACCTCTGACCCCGTTAGATAACCCTGGGGGCTCCGCGCAGTAAAGGTGATGTCCACTGGATACCTCCCCAGTCGTTGCTCATTTTTAGGAACAGCCATGGTAATATTGATAATCTGCAGAGCAATTTGACAAGCATGTTTAATTTATGAGGTGTACAGGGCAAAGTCATGTTCGGCTTTACTTTCATAGAAAATCTGGTGTCTCTCTGAAAGAGTTAACCTTCAGTTAATCGAAAGTAGGGCATACAATTGGGCAGTTTTGCCCAGGGCATTCTTACTTAGTTATTCATGAAATGTTTCCATGCTGCAACTAATTCCTAAACCAAtcataatatacaatatataacaACTACATGACTGGGTGAAACAAAATTCTACACAGGCCTAACATAGTACCGATCCAAACAAGTCCTTTATTAACAAAAAGCACGCTTCTATAATCCTCAAAAGCTCGGGCATGAATAAAAAGAGTACACAGATTTAGCTGGATATACTGTAAGTAGTAGACACGAATCGAAACTTTAACTTTATGAACGAATGAGGCATTGACTTGGTATTAAGCCCGCACCATTGCACAGAAGTCAACCATGTGGACCACTGCACTACCAACAGCCCCTGTAAAAGTAACACTAAGATCATTTCAAAGAgcttttaaatatacattccAGTTCATTCaggaaaaagtaaaactttgacaattattaataattcattATGATTAAACACGCAGTAGAGCAAACAGCTGTTTCTTTGAGGCAAGATTCTCACTACTGTAATGAAATTTTGACATCAAAGTGCAAAGTGACAGTTCATGTTTCCCCACCATTGCAGTCCACTTACTTGCACTGTAAAATTGGTTGACACCTGGGAGCGCTGACGCACTTCTGCAAAGGCCATAGTCAAACCGCGCTCAATGCTCTCACTGAAGTTGCAAAACCGTACATCTATGTGACTGGGAACAAACTGCAGCACTGCACATAGGGAGAATAAAAAGGAATTTAAACACAGTATGAAAGCAAAATagtatgatgaaaaatatatataatatttgaatCATTGGAAAGCTAATTTACCTGTGTgaactttgtatttattgtctTGTGTCATCCAGTAGGGCGATACAGACAGGAAGCGGCGTCCTGACCTTTGTATGGCGTTGATGACCGATATGGCCGTGTACACAACAGCATCAGATACGACCCGAAATACAAACTTTGGTGGTGGCTCTATAACCTTAACATACAAAGCAATTAAGGTTATACTTTTGTAACATTTGCTCAGTACAGGACTCAAGGAGTTATGTGCGTAAAAATGCGTAACTGTACAGTGGTATCTCGACTTACGGGTTTTTGAAGATACAAGCCGTTGCTTGGccgatttttttgtcttgagtttcgAGCTAAAATATGACTTACGAGCGCGAAATGGTGTCAGCGCGCTAAATggattattggcatttcaattcattccaataagtggtcatggaacaaattaaacgcataggtcaaggcaccactgtatataaaggCAATAAAGCATCTTTCTAACTCCACAGTAGAAAGCAGTGTACCTGTAACTCAACCGATTTGTTGAATTCTCGTTTCAGGATCTCTCCGACTTGAGATTTGGCATATCCAACTTTGGCCCCGGAGGGCAAACCTTTACATTAAAGCATAAAGTCAGGTgtatataaatatttgttttcataatcTTGCATGGggattcacatactgtatagcctTCAAACATCAATTTAGAAATGCCATCAAATGTCATTAATAACACAAAGTCTAGGTGAGACCAAGTGCACCATAATATGGAGAACAAAATGCCTTACCTATTTGAATTAAATACTCAGGCTTCTCAAGGTTGCAGAGGTACTGTCTGGATGTCAGAGTTGTAGTCTGCCACTCACCACCCATGACAGGGGTAACGGCGGTTTGATGAGAACTTGTGTTGGCATTTGGAGATGTGGTTATGGGTGCGATGGCATCAGCTTCACTGTTGGTTGGGATCAAGGTCATTGTGGCTGGGTTGTCAAATTCCTCTTTCGTCACTCCCTCATCACCCAACACAACAGGGGGGATCAAAGTACCATTGGCTGAGACGGAGGTGATACTGAATGCTTGTTCAGTTGTAGCACGAGGATGCTCAGTAGGGCCAGAGGAGAAGGCTGTTGTTGCAGTGTCGACTGAAGTAGGGTGTATGGTAGTACTTAGTGGGAAGACCTCTGTGACAAACCAGTGGACATCCGTCAGGGAGAAGGAAGACATTATATCATCTGGCAAAAAATCTGTAGGGCTGGGTAGTATAACTACAGAGCTGTGCAGGCCAACAGTATGAGTACCTGCAGACCAATCTGTGGTTGACATACGAGTGGCCCAGATGGCGGAAGAAGGGTCAAGAAAGGGTGTTGTGACTACTGAATGGTCCAGGAAAGGCTTTGAGCTATTGAAAATCTCTGTTGTTCTTATTATAGTTGTTTCACCATGAGGCTCAACGCCTGACAAATCATTATCGGAGATATCCTCTGTAACTTTTACATTATTGGTGATGCTGCTGGTGGGCATGATGCCTGAAGAACTGATAGAGAGCATACTGACATTGCCTCTTTGGTCACTTTCACTCCCTGAACCAGAGTTCTCCTTAGTCAGCTGTGTGGTGTAATACTCCAAGCTGTTCATGTCAGGTAACAGGACATCGGTTGGTTGAATGCTATAAGTATCTGACCAATCTATACTGTCTGATGCTTCTACTAGTTCACTGCTAATTGTGGGAGTAAGTTCCAGTGTGTGATCTATTGTGGAGTGAACTGGGGAAAGAGAAGAGGGATCCATTGGTGTCAGAGGTAAATGCGTTGAATACACTATGATCAGGCTTGAAGATGGCAGGATATGAAGTTGATGCAAAGAAGAAAGGGATGTGACGAGCCGGGAGGGAAAGGCTGTATCGTAATGTTCTCTATAGTCCTCTTGATCGTATGTGTCGGGAACCTTGGTGACCAGAGAGTAGTCCTCTTCTTCTGGACTTAAGAATGCCATTGTCTCTAAATAATCTCCACTCCCCCAGTCAAAGTCTACAGTATTTTTGGGGTAGAAGTCCTCTGGCGCAGCCTCTGTTGGTTCAGATGAAGCTGAAGTAAGGTGAGGGCCGATGAACGGCACACGGTAGCTTGGGGATAAAATTTCATGTGGATTGGGCAAAATGTTCACTAGTTTATTCTCTGGCATTCGGGAACCACTTGGGCGCAGCTGGTTCCCATATTGAATTATACTTGGACCATTTGTAGGGTCTAGTAAGACTTGATCTAAAATATAAGCTTCGTCTGATGGATTATCACTGAAATATAGTGGGTCAGTAGGTTGGTCAGGCAGGGAGGTCACTgttggaagttttttttccatctcactGCTTCGAATATCTTCAGCTTCTTTTGTTAAACTAAGCCGTGGCACTGTTGACCTTTCAAAAGCAGAATGCTTTGATGTATTTAACTGAGGCTGCATCTGAGATAGTGAAGGAGTTTGCAAGAGGAGAATTGCTTGTT includes these proteins:
- the si:ch211-1e14.1 gene encoding UPF0606 protein KIAA1549 isoform X3, whose translation is MAGLVSLVGLVAVVKTHMAARGPGTAVLGMTLLINVIAADSPVADESLLGSTHHAKGFLGNVLSPTRPSLSPSPTFIATTFENQDTHGTQPLNPQPHRESFTLSDLDAKESQPLYTPSLHPSQLVLGSFTQLEEYKHSIDWRLAQINSAKQAILLLQTPSLSQMQPQLNTSKHSAFERSTVPRLSLTKEAEDIRSSEMEKKLPTVTSLPDQPTDPLYFSDNPSDEAYILDQVLLDPTNGPSIIQYGNQLRPSGSRMPENKLVNILPNPHEILSPSYRVPFIGPHLTSASSEPTEAAPEDFYPKNTVDFDWGSGDYLETMAFLSPEEEDYSLVTKVPDTYDQEDYREHYDTAFPSRLVTSLSSLHQLHILPSSSLIIVYSTHLPLTPMDPSSLSPVHSTIDHTLELTPTISSELVEASDSIDWSDTYSIQPTDVLLPDMNSLEYYTTQLTKENSGSGSESDQRGNVSMLSISSSGIMPTSSITNNVKVTEDISDNDLSGVEPHGETTIIRTTEIFNSSKPFLDHSVVTTPFLDPSSAIWATRMSTTDWSAGTHTVGLHSSVVILPSPTDFLPDDIMSSFSLTDVHWFVTEVFPLSTTIHPTSVDTATTAFSSGPTEHPRATTEQAFSITSVSANGTLIPPVVLGDEGVTKEEFDNPATMTLIPTNSEADAIAPITTSPNANTSSHQTAVTPVMGGEWQTTTLTSRQYLCNLEKPEYLIQIGLPSGAKVGYAKSQVGEILKREFNKSVELQVIEPPPKFVFRVVSDAVVYTAISVINAIQRSGRRFLSVSPYWMTQDNKYKVHTVLQFVPSHIDVRFCNFSESIERGLTMAFAEVRQRSQVSTNFTVQIINITMAVPKNEQRLGRYPVDITFTARSPQGYLTGSEVSIALMKLTKVEFSYYMGFPVLQIAEPFHYPKLNTSQFLRSSWVRTVLLGVLDSEVGQRTFQAKIERRVAMLLGEALGLVRRVKRATNVGNSSVQVVSMNRPMGVDHPLEVVYFVERPDGQRVPAVEMANILNSLDVQKVAIILGYRVEGVLAQPVEKVPSSPSDTENPNMWIIIGVVIPLLVVIIIIAILYWKLCRTDKLDFQPDAMTSIQQRQKSATSQTPVHKGLPQHERGIEFSEEEEEWRYEEEDGEYEENEEEEINVKSRKGTLTPKSKPSTSSEEEVEEGDEEEEEIKTFVKKPYKAEEKNAQEKKATQKRKEEMKKKEKITVFPNGRRDKQEAPSVKGFDFAKLHLGQQNKDDVVVVQESNPAGPLPISDKEGLSPSQNGDIPTPISKNSASSTKASRSFRRRERISPSDGDSMVSDRSSGRESAEENLRAQATASDSKQTRKAPINVLNGPPPTNGLNEQMSSASIFEHVDRMSRATDVSRRLPNKVQLIAMQPMTVPPLNSHTGKLPETSKINKEIQVEMRQKSETEHHRNKIRLRAKRKGHYDFPTMDDIDVVDVKDQDHIYHKAQMQIEKILDRNAQIPSIFKEPQNSARGRRSPKQRMKELSNGAMTDADKDHLITEDADAVYRKCPGVNNVAYVSDPDQAPGLTHRSPSPTDEVFLGPASSPPGHAPPPPPYLPPQPSIEEARQQMHSLLDDAFALVSPTSQGSSAGVTLPGVNFNASDSSPPGRGPRPWGPSYQGLGPYTGRFSDLSVSPPLVQGLTSRQDRGLSYLPPGEAAEPEEQLRLDNLYSSRGLYAEALPTSARPRPVGGATGVQLHHLTQVGLASRMNGFPAGVRGYPGHNGGISWNNYHEDSYCRALPDNSAQMARSVLREPSAPPTHLDAGAGYLSAPLSLDTTPPTQSSASLIKAIREELLRLSQKQGYHS
- the si:ch211-1e14.1 gene encoding UPF0606 protein KIAA1549 isoform X4, with the protein product MAGLVSLVGLVAVVKTHMAARGPGTAVLGMTLLINVIAADSPVADESLLGSTHHAKGFLGNVLSPTRPSLSPSPTFIATTFENQDTHGTQPLNPQPHRESFTLSDLDAKESQPLYTPSLHPSQLVLGSFTQLEEYKHSIDWRLAQINSAKQAILLLQTPSLSQMQPQLNTSKHSAFERSTVPRLSLTKEAEDIRSSEMEKKLPTVTSLPDQPTDPLYFSDNPSDEAYILDQVLLDPTNGPSIIQYGNQLRPSGSRMPENKLVNILPNPHEILSPSYRVPFIGPHLTSASSEPTEAAPEDFYPKNTVDFDWGSGDYLETMAFLSPEEEDYSLVTKVPDTYDQEDYREHYDTAFPSRLVTSLSSLHQLHILPSSSLIIVYSTHLPLTPMDPSSLSPVHSTIDHTLELTPTISSELVEASDSIDWSDTYSIQPTDVLLPDMNSLEYYTTQLTKENSGSGSESDQRGNVSMLSISSSGIMPTSSITNNVKVTEDISDNDLSGVEPHGETTIIRTTEIFNSSKPFLDHSVVTTPFLDPSSAIWATRMSTTDWSAGTHTVGLHSSVVILPSPTDFLPDDIMSSFSLTDVHWFVTEVFPLSTTIHPTSVDTATTAFSSGPTEHPRATTEQAFSITSVSANGTLIPPVVLGDEGVTKEEFDNPATMTLIPTNSEADAIAPITTSPNANTSSHQTAVTPVMGGEWQTTTLTSRQYLCNLEKPEYLIQIGLPSGAKVGYAKSQVGEILKREFNKSVELQVIEPPPKFVFRVVSDAVVYTAISVINAIQRSGRRFLSVSPYWMTQDNKYKVHTVLQFVPSHIDVRFCNFSESIERGLTMAFAEVRQRSQVSTNFTVQIINITMAVPKNEQRLGRYPVDITFTARSPQGYLTGSEVSIALMKLTKVEFSYYMGFPVLQIAEPFHYPKLNTSQFLRSSWVRTVLLGVLDSEVGQRTFQAKIERRVAMLLGEALGLVRRVKRATNVGNSSVQVVSMNRPMGVDHPLEVVYFVERPDGQRVPAVEMANILNSLDVQKVAIILGYRVEGVLAQPVEKVPSSPSDTENPNMWIIIGVVIPLLVVIIIIAILYWKLCRTDKLDFQPDAMTSIQQRQKSATSQTPVHKGLPQHERGIEFSEEEEEWRYEEEDGEYEENEEEEINVKSRKGTLTPKSKPSTSSEEEVEEGDEEEEEIKTFVKKPYKAEEKNAQEKKATQKRKEEMKKKEKITVFPNGRRDKQELQAPSVKGFDFAKLHLGQQNKDDVVVVQESNPAGPLPISDKEGLSPSQNGDIPTPISKNSASSTKASRSFRRRERISPSDGDSMVSDRSSGRESAEENLRAQATASDSKQTRKNRIGPPPTNGLNEQMSSASIFEHVDRMSRATDVSRRLPNKVQLIAMQPMTVPPLNSHTGKLPETSKINKEIQVEMRQKSETEHHRNKIRLRAKRKGHYDFPTMDDIDVVDVKDQDHIYHKAQMQIEKILDRNAQIPSIFKEPQNSARGRRSPKQRMKELSNGAMTDADKDHLITEDADAVYRKCPGVNNVAYVSDPDQAPGLTHRSPSPTDEVFLGPASSPPGHAPPPPPYLPPQPSIEEARQQMHSLLDDAFALVSPTSQGSSAGVTLPGVNFNASDSSPPGRGPRPWGPSYQGLGPYTGRFSDLSVSPPLVQGLTSRQDRGLSYLPPGEAAEPEEQLRLDNLYSSRGLYAEALPTSARPRPVGGATGVQLHHLTQVGLASRMNGFPAGVRGYPGHNGGISWNNYHEDSYCRALPDNSAQMARSVLREPSAPPTHLDAGAGYLSAPLSLDTTPPTQSSASLIKAIREELLRLSQKQGYHS
- the si:ch211-1e14.1 gene encoding UPF0606 protein KIAA1549 isoform X6 produces the protein MAGLVSLVGLVAVVKTHMAARGPGTAVLGMTLLINVIAADSPVADESLLGSTHHAKGFLGNVLSPTRPSLSPSPTFIATTFENQDTHGTQPLNPQPHRESFTLSDLDAKESQPLYTPSLHPSQLVLGSFTQLEEYKHSIDWRLAQINSAKQAILLLQTPSLSQMQPQLNTSKHSAFERSTVPRLSLTKEAEDIRSSEMEKKLPTVTSLPDQPTDPLYFSDNPSDEAYILDQVLLDPTNGPSIIQYGNQLRPSGSRMPENKLVNILPNPHEILSPSYRVPFIGPHLTSASSEPTEAAPEDFYPKNTVDFDWGSGDYLETMAFLSPEEEDYSLVTKVPDTYDQEDYREHYDTAFPSRLVTSLSSLHQLHILPSSSLIIVYSTHLPLTPMDPSSLSPVHSTIDHTLELTPTISSELVEASDSIDWSDTYSIQPTDVLLPDMNSLEYYTTQLTKENSGSGSESDQRGNVSMLSISSSGIMPTSSITNNVKVTEDISDNDLSGVEPHGETTIIRTTEIFNSSKPFLDHSVVTTPFLDPSSAIWATRMSTTDWSAGTHTVGLHSSVVILPSPTDFLPDDIMSSFSLTDVHWFVTEVFPLSTTIHPTSVDTATTAFSSGPTEHPRATTEQAFSITSVSANGTLIPPVVLGDEGVTKEEFDNPATMTLIPTNSEADAIAPITTSPNANTSSHQTAVTPVMGGEWQTTTLTSRQYLCNLEKPEYLIQIGLPSGAKVGYAKSQVGEILKREFNKSVELQVIEPPPKFVFRVVSDAVVYTAISVINAIQRSGRRFLSVSPYWMTQDNKYKVHTVLQFVPSHIDVRFCNFSESIERGLTMAFAEVRQRSQVSTNFTVQIINITMAVPKNEQRLGRYPVDITFTARSPQGYLTGSEVSIALMKLTKVEFSYYMGFPVLQIAEPFHYPKLNTSQFLRSSWVRTVLLGVLDSEVGQRTFQAKIERRVAMLLGEALGLVRRVKRATNVGNSSVQVVSMNRPMGVDHPLEVVYFVERPDGQRVPAVEMANILNSLDVQKVAIILGYRVEGVLAQPVEKVPSSPSDTENPNMWIIIGVVIPLLVVIIIIAILYWKLCRTDKLDFQPDAMTSIQQRQKSATSQTPVHKGLPQHERGIEFSEEEEEWRYEEEDGEYEENEEEEINVKSRKGTLTPKSKPSTSSEEEVEEGDEEEEEIKTFVKKPYKAEEKNAQEKKATQKRKEEMKKKEKITVFPNGRRDKQELQAPSVKGFDFAKLHLGQQNKDDVVVVQESNPAGPLPISDKEGLSPSQNGDIPTPISKNSASSTKASRSFRRRERISPSDGDSMVSDRSSGRESAEENLRAQATASDSKQTRKAPINVLNGPPPTNGLNEQMSSASIFEHVDRMSRATDVSRRLPNKVQLIAMQPMTVPPLNSHTGKLPETSKINKEIQVEMRQKSETEHHRNKIRLRAKRKGHYDFPTMDDIDVVDVKDQDHIYHKAQMQIEKILDRNAQIPSIFKEPQNSARGRRSPKQRMKELSNGAMTDADKDHLITEDADAVYRKCPGVNNVAYVSDPDQAPGLTHRSPSPTDEVFLGPASSPPGHAPPPPPYLPPQPSIEEARQQMHSLLDDAFALVSPTSQGSSAGVTLPGVNFNASDSSPPGRGPRPWGPSYQGLGPYTGRFSDLSVSPPLVQGLTSRQDRGLSYLPPGEAAEPEEQLRLDNLYSSRGLYAEALPTSARPRPVGGATDGQKCAKGAVSSSHPPGRWGRLPVSPTLAGYDPSHPVLRLLDQGHP